A single genomic interval of Methyloceanibacter caenitepidi harbors:
- a CDS encoding PQQ-dependent sugar dehydrogenase: MTPEGVVYANTWSGAYYPNDPPPKGGFLVALKDTKGSGKADVIERFGPPSSAGVKGGTGIWLYKDGLYAESDDSIVRYELKDGDIKPSSDPEVILSGMPLTGDHPMHPFSIDDDGNLFVTSASQTNVCEVSNRMPHSPGNDPCTELETRGGIWRYDANKTGQIFSPKERYATGIRNAEGYDFDSAGRLYTTQHGRDQLHENWPELYSQQQGFELPAEQVMIVKDGANYGWPFCYYDPEQKKLVLAPEYGGDGGKKVGQCSEYEPPVAVFPAHWAPNDLKIYKGSQFPKAYDGGAFIAFHGSWNRAPGPQAGYNVVFQPLADGKPSGDYVVFADGFAGASKEPGGAAHRPSGLAIGPDGALYIGDDKVGRIWRVTYNGDSNAPIQAAPEPTVEAAASSGEAFEADGGQDGAAVLPVPPGATPEQVALGMEIFHGKAAGATCAGCHGANGIGTPVGPNLTDGTWLWGDGSVQAITETIRHGVPKPKQHPGAMPPFGGVPLSDDNLAAVAAYVWAIGHAKQR, from the coding sequence GTGACCCCTGAAGGCGTTGTTTACGCGAATACCTGGAGCGGTGCCTACTACCCGAACGATCCGCCTCCAAAGGGGGGATTTCTGGTCGCGCTGAAGGACACGAAGGGCAGCGGCAAGGCCGACGTGATTGAACGGTTCGGTCCGCCCTCGTCGGCCGGGGTCAAGGGCGGTACGGGAATCTGGCTCTACAAGGACGGGCTGTATGCGGAGAGCGACGACAGCATCGTCCGCTATGAACTGAAAGACGGCGACATCAAGCCCTCGAGCGATCCGGAGGTGATCTTGAGCGGCATGCCGCTGACCGGGGATCACCCGATGCATCCCTTCTCGATTGACGATGACGGCAATCTGTTTGTCACAAGCGCTTCGCAAACCAATGTTTGCGAGGTGAGCAACCGCATGCCGCATTCGCCCGGGAACGATCCCTGTACGGAGCTTGAGACGCGCGGTGGGATCTGGCGCTACGATGCCAACAAGACAGGACAGATTTTCTCCCCGAAGGAGCGTTACGCTACCGGTATCCGCAATGCCGAGGGGTACGACTTCGACTCGGCCGGACGTCTCTACACGACCCAGCATGGCCGGGATCAGCTCCACGAGAATTGGCCTGAACTCTACTCGCAGCAGCAGGGCTTCGAGCTTCCCGCCGAGCAGGTCATGATCGTAAAGGACGGGGCCAACTATGGGTGGCCGTTTTGCTACTACGATCCGGAGCAGAAGAAGCTGGTGCTCGCGCCCGAATATGGCGGTGATGGGGGCAAGAAGGTGGGCCAATGCAGTGAGTACGAGCCGCCGGTCGCGGTCTTCCCAGCGCATTGGGCGCCGAACGACCTCAAAATCTACAAAGGTTCGCAATTTCCGAAGGCGTATGACGGCGGCGCATTCATTGCGTTCCACGGCTCCTGGAACCGGGCGCCTGGTCCCCAAGCCGGATACAACGTTGTTTTCCAGCCTCTCGCCGATGGCAAGCCTTCCGGCGACTACGTGGTGTTCGCGGACGGCTTTGCCGGCGCGAGCAAGGAGCCGGGCGGGGCTGCGCATCGGCCGTCGGGGCTTGCGATCGGGCCGGATGGTGCTCTCTACATCGGCGATGACAAGGTGGGCCGCATCTGGCGCGTGACCTACAACGGGGATTCCAACGCCCCAATTCAGGCCGCACCGGAGCCGACCGTGGAGGCCGCGGCCTCCTCCGGCGAAGCTTTCGAGGCGGACGGTGGGCAGGACGGGGCCGCCGTCCTTCCGGTGCCCCCCGGAGCGACGCCCGAACAAGTCGCGCTCGGTATGGAGATCTTTCACGGCAAGGCCGCGGGAGCAACCTGCGCGGGGTGTCATGGCGCCAATGGCATCGGGACCCCGGTCGGACCCAACCTGACGGACGGGACCTGGCTTTGGGGCGACGGAAGCGTTCAGGCCATCACCGAAACCATCAGGCACGGCGTGCCTAAGCCGAAGCAGCATCCCGGCGCGATGCCTCCTTTCGGCGGCGTTCCTTTGTCGGATGATAATCTTGCCGCGGTTGCGGCCTATGTCTGGGCAATTGGGCACGCCAAGCAAAGGTAG
- a CDS encoding efflux RND transporter periplasmic adaptor subunit gives MSQICVAARCYVTAILVLAAIAIPAAAADQSTDREAVRVEVAKVVAGPLNEQVTAVGTLLSDEAVTISSEISGRLEAIHFEEGQPVKESAPLFSLDDSVYKAQLADAEAKAKLAEQTYQRTSKLFSSKYATAQSADEASSNVAVTGAAVELARVQLEKTRITAPFSGIIGLRHVSVGEYITAGQALVNLEAIDPVKADFRVPERFLPAIKVGQSIRIRVDAFPDETFDGEISAIDPRIDVSGRSLMVRAKVPNSQQRLRPGLFARVTVLLQIKEDALTIPEQAIVPQGDDQFVYKVQDGRATLTKVSVGMRRSGHVEILEGLKEGDQVVTAGQIKLHDGSPVSAVTGTGA, from the coding sequence ATGTCGCAGATTTGTGTTGCAGCGCGTTGCTACGTGACCGCCATCTTGGTCTTGGCAGCCATAGCTATTCCGGCCGCCGCCGCGGACCAGAGCACAGACCGCGAGGCGGTTAGGGTCGAGGTGGCCAAAGTCGTGGCCGGGCCGCTCAACGAACAGGTCACTGCCGTTGGCACGCTTCTGTCGGATGAAGCGGTTACGATCAGCTCGGAGATCTCGGGGCGCCTTGAGGCTATCCATTTTGAGGAGGGCCAGCCCGTCAAGGAAAGCGCGCCGCTCTTCAGCCTCGACGACTCCGTCTACAAGGCTCAACTGGCCGATGCAGAAGCGAAGGCCAAGCTCGCCGAGCAGACCTACCAGCGCACGAGCAAGCTGTTCAGTAGCAAGTATGCGACAGCCCAGTCGGCCGATGAGGCCTCATCCAATGTAGCCGTGACCGGCGCCGCAGTGGAGCTAGCCCGCGTCCAACTCGAGAAGACAAGGATCACTGCCCCGTTCTCCGGGATCATCGGGCTTCGGCATGTATCTGTCGGTGAGTACATCACTGCGGGGCAGGCCCTGGTCAATCTGGAGGCGATCGACCCCGTGAAGGCCGACTTTCGGGTTCCTGAAAGGTTTCTTCCAGCGATCAAGGTCGGGCAGAGCATCCGCATCCGTGTCGATGCCTTCCCAGACGAGACCTTCGATGGTGAAATCTCCGCCATCGATCCTCGGATCGACGTTTCCGGGCGAAGCCTAATGGTGCGGGCCAAAGTGCCGAACAGCCAGCAGCGCTTGCGGCCGGGCCTCTTCGCGCGGGTGACAGTGCTACTCCAGATCAAGGAGGACGCGCTAACCATCCCCGAGCAGGCCATCGTGCCCCAAGGAGACGATCAGTTCGTCTACAAGGTGCAAGACGGCCGAGCCACGCTGACCAAAGTGAGTGTCGGCATGCGGCGTTCCGGCCACGTCGAAATACTTGAAGGCTTGAAGGAGGGCGATCAAGTCGTCACCGCTGGTCAGATCAAGCTGCACGACGGATCTCCCGTTTCCGCCGTTACTGGCACCGGTGCCTAG
- a CDS encoding efflux RND transporter permease subunit, protein MTLSELSIKRPVFATVLSLVLVLVGLVSYQRLSVREYPAIDPPVITVETTYPGASAAIVETQVTQVLEDSLAGIEGIDFITSISRQESSQITVTFNLDRNPDYAAADIRDRVGRVRGHLPEEIEEPIIQKREADAQPILYLAFSSTNHSALEITDYADRYVKDQLQTLNGVAEVRLFGDRAYSMRLWLDPERLAAYQLTPQDVENALRRQNVEVPSGRIESLQREFTVLAETDLRTPEQFNDLIIKDANSYLVRLRDVGMAELGPLDERRIVRFNGEPAIAVGVIKQATANPLEVSDAVNEMLPTIRNSLPEGMQVRVAHDKSIFIAESIKNVYTTIGEAIVLVILIIFLFLRSIRATLIPLVTIPVSLIGAFALMYAFGFSINTLTLLALVLAIGLVVDDAIVMLENIYRHVEEGMTPVKAALLGSREISFAIIAMTITLAAVYAPIGFMTGLTGRLFTEFAWTLAGAVIVSGFVALTLSPMMCSKLLKQQTHRNFAYRIIERFLDGVSRLYCSLLKGALAARPLVLLIGLAVAGSSYFLFANLKSELAPVEDEGRINVNFRGPEGATIEFTDEYARQIEELALAVPEADRVFVVSGSPTVSQGRVILRVKPWDERVRSQQEIGRSIAPAVSAVTGVVAYPSNAPPLGQSSRSKPINFVIQTSQPYSELQKDVDALLANIREYPGLVDVESDLKLNSPQLDVSVDREKAASMGIEIETLGRTLETMLGGRQVTRFKREGQQYDVVVKVADIDRENPDDMRRIYVRGVGGAMTPLSNLITIKETVAPKELNHFNQLRAATITGQLAPGYSLSDGLAYLQEAADKVLPPTVHIEYAGESREFREASANMYITFMLALAFIYLVLAAQFESFTDPLIIMLTVPLSVTGALLALWWSGGTLNIYSQVGLVTLIGLITKHGILIVEFSNQLRGQGQPMHEAVIEAAALRLRPILMTTGAMVLGAVPLALATGAGAEGRQDIGWVIVGGLLVGTLFTLFVVPVVYTYLSRRQFIEFDETVDAADGSGAQQQPEAAE, encoded by the coding sequence GTGACACTCTCAGAACTTTCGATCAAGCGACCGGTCTTCGCCACGGTTCTTAGTCTTGTGCTGGTTCTCGTCGGACTTGTGTCCTACCAGCGATTGAGCGTTAGAGAATACCCGGCCATCGACCCGCCGGTCATCACCGTGGAAACCACATATCCGGGCGCAAGCGCGGCTATTGTCGAGACGCAAGTCACGCAGGTTCTCGAAGATTCTCTTGCCGGCATTGAGGGGATCGACTTCATCACGTCGATCAGCCGCCAGGAATCGAGCCAAATCACCGTCACCTTCAACCTCGATCGCAACCCGGACTATGCCGCGGCGGATATCCGCGACCGTGTAGGCCGCGTGCGAGGCCATCTTCCGGAGGAGATTGAGGAGCCTATCATCCAGAAGCGCGAAGCCGACGCGCAGCCGATCCTCTATCTCGCCTTTTCGAGCACGAACCACTCCGCGCTCGAGATCACCGATTACGCCGACCGGTATGTCAAGGACCAGCTACAGACGCTCAATGGCGTCGCGGAAGTCAGGCTCTTCGGCGACCGCGCCTATTCCATGCGTCTCTGGCTCGATCCCGAGCGCCTCGCCGCGTACCAATTGACTCCGCAGGATGTCGAGAATGCGCTTCGGCGCCAGAACGTCGAAGTGCCCTCGGGCCGTATCGAGAGTCTGCAGCGTGAGTTTACCGTTCTAGCCGAGACGGATCTGCGCACGCCCGAGCAGTTTAACGATCTCATCATCAAAGATGCCAACAGCTATTTGGTGCGACTGAGGGATGTCGGCATGGCGGAGTTGGGCCCGCTCGACGAGCGCAGGATCGTCCGCTTCAACGGAGAGCCGGCGATTGCCGTCGGTGTCATCAAGCAAGCCACGGCCAACCCGCTGGAAGTCTCCGACGCGGTCAACGAGATGCTGCCGACGATCCGGAATTCGCTTCCCGAAGGCATGCAAGTCCGCGTTGCGCACGACAAGTCCATCTTCATCGCCGAGTCGATCAAGAACGTTTACACTACGATCGGCGAGGCCATCGTTCTCGTTATCCTCATCATCTTCCTGTTCCTGCGCTCCATTCGCGCAACGCTGATACCGCTTGTGACTATCCCGGTATCGCTGATTGGCGCATTCGCGCTGATGTATGCGTTTGGCTTCTCAATCAATACGCTGACGCTGCTGGCTCTTGTGCTGGCCATCGGTCTCGTCGTGGATGATGCGATCGTGATGCTCGAAAACATCTACCGGCACGTCGAGGAAGGCATGACGCCCGTCAAGGCGGCGCTTCTCGGCAGCCGCGAAATCAGCTTCGCAATCATTGCGATGACGATCACGCTTGCGGCGGTATATGCGCCGATCGGGTTCATGACCGGCCTCACTGGTCGCTTGTTTACGGAGTTCGCCTGGACGCTTGCAGGCGCGGTGATCGTGTCGGGCTTTGTAGCCCTTACGCTATCTCCGATGATGTGCTCGAAGCTTCTAAAGCAACAGACACACCGCAATTTCGCCTACCGCATCATCGAGCGTTTTCTGGATGGGGTTTCACGGCTCTATTGCTCCCTGCTCAAGGGCGCTCTCGCGGCGCGCCCCCTCGTGTTGCTCATCGGTCTAGCCGTCGCGGGTTCGAGCTATTTTCTATTTGCCAACCTAAAAAGCGAGCTTGCCCCTGTGGAAGACGAGGGGAGGATCAACGTGAACTTTCGCGGGCCCGAGGGCGCCACGATCGAGTTCACGGACGAGTACGCTCGCCAGATCGAGGAACTCGCTCTTGCCGTACCAGAGGCGGATCGAGTGTTTGTTGTGTCGGGAAGCCCTACGGTGTCCCAGGGACGCGTCATCCTGCGCGTCAAGCCTTGGGATGAGCGCGTGCGCTCTCAGCAGGAGATCGGCAGATCCATCGCGCCGGCCGTGTCGGCTGTGACCGGTGTAGTTGCCTACCCAAGCAACGCGCCACCTCTCGGTCAAAGCTCACGTTCGAAGCCTATCAATTTTGTCATCCAGACGTCCCAGCCCTATAGCGAGTTGCAGAAGGACGTAGATGCACTGCTCGCCAACATCCGCGAATATCCCGGTCTGGTCGACGTCGAGAGCGATCTCAAGCTCAATTCGCCCCAGCTCGACGTGTCCGTCGACCGCGAGAAGGCAGCCTCAATGGGCATCGAGATCGAAACGCTCGGCCGCACGCTTGAGACCATGCTCGGCGGCCGGCAAGTGACACGCTTTAAGAGGGAAGGCCAGCAATACGATGTTGTCGTAAAGGTGGCCGATATAGATCGTGAAAACCCCGACGATATGCGTCGTATCTACGTGCGGGGCGTGGGCGGAGCCATGACGCCGCTGTCGAATCTGATCACGATCAAGGAAACTGTGGCGCCGAAGGAATTGAACCACTTCAATCAGCTTCGGGCCGCCACCATCACTGGCCAGCTCGCGCCGGGCTATTCGTTGAGCGATGGATTGGCATACCTTCAAGAAGCGGCGGACAAGGTGCTGCCGCCGACAGTCCATATCGAGTACGCCGGGGAATCGCGCGAGTTTCGCGAAGCAAGCGCGAACATGTACATCACCTTCATGCTGGCACTCGCGTTCATCTATCTCGTGCTGGCCGCTCAGTTCGAAAGTTTCACGGACCCCTTGATCATCATGCTGACTGTGCCGCTGTCGGTGACCGGCGCCTTGCTGGCGCTTTGGTGGAGCGGCGGCACGCTGAACATCTACAGCCAAGTCGGGCTCGTAACCCTCATCGGGCTCATAACGAAGCATGGCATCCTTATCGTGGAATTTTCCAATCAGCTCCGCGGTCAGGGCCAACCTATGCATGAGGCCGTGATCGAAGCTGCTGCTTTGAGGCTTCGGCCGATCCTCATGACGACAGGCGCGATGGTGCTTGGGGCTGTGCCTCTGGCCTTGGCGACAGGCGCAGGCGCGGAAGGTCGCCAGGATATCGGCTGGGTAATCGTCGGCGGTTTGCTGGTGGGTACGCTCTTTACGTTGTTTGTCGTTCCCGTGGTCTACACATACCTGTCCCGGCGACAGTTCATCGAGTTCGACGAGACAGTTGACGCCGCAGATGGATCGGGCGCGCAGCAGCAGCCGGAAGCGGCGGAGTAG
- a CDS encoding DUF1254 domain-containing protein has protein sequence MSKYLATVAAAAALLCATELHSAALAEQTTAQSFADLAKPPVDATPPPEYVRAIARSAYIWGWPMVNMMNRRAKITQAPEPGLLGGVLPVAPRGQIGMLHDYIEPSERFVVCPNQDVVYGLGFFDLDSEPVVIQVPDFGDRFWVYALYDQRTDQFGKLGQPYGTKPGFYLLAGPNWKGELPDGISGVVRSSTSLANAIPRVFQNDTEEDRTAIQSVINQVVVYPLSEFDGKMKTIDWSEAPTIPNPAQDGDTETAWVVPEKFFDQFPEVLKTVAPLPGEEALYAQFRWLMDVVAKNPDLKKAIVEEAVATEKEVIAPFFEWKHNGKPAGNSWNRSVNNAQWGVDYYDRTGTAKSNMFDNRPNETQYFYTDNDTSGAALDGSKTYAITFAAGQEPPVNGFWSLTLYNEHHFFSPNKRNRYSLGTKNKNLKRNDDGSLTLYAGLASPGKDKESNWLPAPDGPFSLYIRAYWGKKPILDGSWQPPKIEIVE, from the coding sequence ATGTCAAAGTACCTAGCGACTGTCGCCGCTGCGGCAGCGCTGCTTTGCGCGACAGAGCTGCATTCAGCGGCGCTTGCAGAGCAGACGACAGCTCAAAGTTTTGCCGACCTCGCAAAACCCCCGGTCGATGCGACGCCGCCGCCGGAATACGTCCGGGCCATCGCGCGCTCCGCCTATATTTGGGGCTGGCCGATGGTGAACATGATGAACCGCCGCGCGAAGATTACCCAAGCGCCGGAGCCGGGTCTTCTGGGCGGCGTGCTCCCCGTGGCGCCGAGGGGGCAGATCGGCATGCTTCACGACTATATCGAACCGAGCGAAAGGTTCGTGGTTTGCCCCAACCAAGACGTTGTCTACGGGCTCGGGTTTTTCGACCTCGACAGCGAGCCAGTCGTTATTCAAGTACCTGATTTCGGCGACCGGTTCTGGGTCTACGCGCTCTACGACCAGCGCACCGACCAATTTGGCAAGCTTGGCCAGCCTTATGGCACCAAGCCGGGCTTCTACTTGCTGGCCGGGCCCAACTGGAAAGGTGAGTTGCCGGACGGAATCTCGGGCGTAGTCCGGTCTTCAACATCGCTCGCCAACGCCATTCCGCGCGTTTTCCAGAACGACACCGAGGAGGATCGCACGGCGATCCAATCGGTGATCAACCAGGTCGTCGTTTACCCGCTGTCTGAGTTTGACGGCAAAATGAAGACGATCGATTGGAGCGAGGCCCCCACGATTCCCAACCCAGCGCAAGACGGCGACACCGAGACGGCATGGGTGGTGCCGGAGAAATTCTTCGATCAGTTTCCCGAGGTGCTGAAGACCGTGGCGCCGCTGCCGGGAGAGGAAGCCCTTTACGCCCAGTTCCGCTGGCTGATGGACGTCGTCGCGAAAAACCCGGATCTCAAAAAGGCGATTGTCGAGGAGGCTGTTGCGACTGAAAAGGAAGTGATCGCGCCCTTCTTTGAGTGGAAACACAACGGCAAGCCCGCCGGCAATAGCTGGAATCGCTCGGTGAACAATGCCCAATGGGGCGTCGATTATTACGACCGCACCGGCACGGCAAAATCTAACATGTTCGACAACCGGCCGAACGAGACCCAATATTTCTATACAGACAACGACACCTCAGGTGCAGCATTGGACGGATCGAAGACCTACGCGATCACCTTCGCGGCCGGGCAGGAGCCGCCGGTCAACGGCTTTTGGTCTCTCACCCTCTACAACGAGCACCACTTTTTCAGCCCCAACAAGCGGAACCGTTACTCGCTTGGCACCAAGAACAAAAACCTCAAGCGCAACGACGACGGCTCGCTGACTCTCTACGCCGGTTTGGCGTCCCCTGGGAAAGACAAGGAGAGTAACTGGCTGCCGGCACCAGATGGCCCGTTCTCTCTCTACATTCGCGCCTACTGGGGCAAGAAGCCCATCCTCGATGGCTCCTGGCAGCCCCCGAAGATCGAGATTGTCGAGTGA
- a CDS encoding DUF1254 domain-containing protein — MFFGMCSQVAAQDTAVSPLMRQLNSGNWLPQQEAESLRDELYYQRAIFAYMTMLPALNVIGMRDGSEEKFGAGYNVLPIWKDRMNSLTWVPTPNADVIYSMSYLDLKETGPLVVAAPPNVIGMFTDFFQRTITDVGAIGPDRARGGLYLLLPPGYDGEVPKGYFAFESPTYNVFLFFRTVMKKGEDGPDPSPAVTLAEQTRIYPLWTSEKDAKPMEFPNASGQRVNMMYPVDNAFWTKLKEFVDYEPISAIDPELRGVLASIGIVKDQPFKPTAEQQELLNKAVETAPKMIFANRQLGRPDKRNLYYKDRQYENAWASATSEFLQESYLDIDQRAAYFQFAYSSAPAMVMRSLGAGSKYPFTPRDADGDFLNGSNAYKLHMPPDPPAALFWAVTAYNVVDGTMPETPQLLPSINGFNDVEKNADGSIDLYFAPEKPADVPETNWIQTVEGRDFLVALRLYGTGVEFFDQTWKPDDVVKIN; from the coding sequence ATGTTTTTCGGGATGTGCAGCCAGGTTGCCGCTCAAGACACGGCCGTCTCCCCCCTCATGCGGCAATTGAACAGTGGCAACTGGCTGCCGCAACAGGAAGCAGAGTCACTGCGGGACGAGCTGTATTACCAGCGCGCGATCTTTGCCTACATGACCATGCTCCCCGCGCTCAATGTCATCGGCATGCGGGACGGCTCCGAGGAAAAGTTCGGCGCGGGCTACAACGTGCTTCCGATCTGGAAAGATCGCATGAACTCCCTGACTTGGGTGCCCACCCCCAATGCTGATGTGATCTATTCGATGAGCTATCTCGATCTCAAAGAGACGGGACCGCTCGTCGTTGCTGCACCACCGAACGTCATCGGCATGTTCACGGATTTCTTCCAACGCACGATCACCGACGTCGGCGCGATCGGTCCGGATCGGGCGCGGGGTGGGCTCTATCTGCTCTTGCCGCCTGGATATGACGGCGAGGTGCCGAAGGGCTACTTCGCTTTCGAGTCCCCAACATACAACGTGTTCCTGTTCTTTCGCACGGTCATGAAGAAGGGTGAAGACGGTCCGGACCCGTCGCCGGCCGTAACGCTGGCGGAACAGACACGCATTTACCCGTTGTGGACTTCGGAAAAGGACGCCAAGCCGATGGAGTTCCCAAACGCCAGCGGCCAGCGCGTGAACATGATGTATCCCGTGGACAATGCATTCTGGACGAAGCTGAAGGAGTTCGTGGATTACGAGCCGATTTCTGCAATCGATCCGGAACTTCGCGGCGTACTCGCGTCGATAGGCATCGTCAAGGATCAACCGTTCAAGCCCACCGCCGAGCAGCAGGAACTGTTGAACAAGGCAGTCGAGACAGCTCCCAAAATGATCTTTGCCAATCGCCAGCTCGGGCGACCAGACAAACGCAACCTCTACTACAAAGATCGCCAGTACGAAAACGCGTGGGCCAGCGCGACCTCCGAGTTCCTGCAAGAAAGCTACTTGGACATAGATCAGCGCGCGGCCTACTTCCAGTTCGCCTATTCCTCGGCTCCAGCCATGGTAATGCGTTCCCTGGGCGCGGGCTCCAAATACCCTTTCACGCCTCGCGATGCCGATGGCGATTTCCTCAACGGGTCCAACGCCTACAAGCTCCATATGCCGCCCGATCCGCCGGCTGCGCTTTTCTGGGCCGTCACGGCGTACAACGTCGTGGACGGAACTATGCCCGAGACACCGCAGCTTTTGCCGTCGATCAACGGCTTCAATGATGTTGAGAAGAACGCGGACGGCTCGATCGACCTGTATTTTGCTCCCGAGAAGCCTGCCGATGTACCCGAGACCAACTGGATTCAGACCGTCGAGGGGCGGGATTTCCTCGTTGCGCTGCGGCTCTATGGCACGGGAGTGGAATTCTTCGATCAGACCTGGAAGCCGGACGACGTCGTCAAGATCAACTGA
- a CDS encoding helix-turn-helix domain-containing protein: MNDAVHGAGLEAVQMSRGPITGSLAFAEHDGLLFSTGHIGGRVALRGPLSETMVTLGIGVRLAGGTRHWLNEVATGNCGVFMPGDDHDALYASGSIYASVTLSFDRLEALAEDRGLIMDLNSLDGSGVLEHRLSDDAVARLEVHYDALHAGLHTPQSNVRVLGYRFLDTFIEHVGRQPRAPIGGIDPRGHARIVARARAYVLENLGRPISMDEIARAAHASRRTVFRAFSHVLDETPQAFIRRLRLHRIRQDLACETERATTVALVANRWGIGQLGRLSGWYRELFDEHPSETLANRSSKS, encoded by the coding sequence TTGAACGATGCGGTGCATGGCGCGGGACTCGAAGCCGTCCAGATGTCACGCGGTCCCATCACTGGCAGCCTCGCCTTTGCCGAGCATGACGGACTGCTCTTTAGTACCGGTCATATCGGAGGTCGGGTTGCGCTAAGAGGTCCCCTGTCGGAGACCATGGTCACGCTTGGTATCGGCGTCAGGCTCGCTGGCGGCACGCGGCACTGGCTAAACGAGGTTGCGACCGGCAACTGCGGCGTCTTCATGCCGGGTGACGATCACGACGCGTTGTATGCGTCGGGCTCGATCTACGCTTCGGTCACGCTATCATTCGATCGCCTTGAGGCGTTGGCTGAGGATCGCGGTCTGATTATGGACCTCAATTCTCTGGACGGCAGTGGGGTTCTTGAGCACCGGTTGTCCGACGATGCAGTTGCCAGACTCGAAGTGCACTATGACGCGCTCCATGCGGGCCTGCACACGCCTCAATCCAATGTCAGAGTCCTCGGTTATCGGTTCCTTGACACCTTCATCGAACATGTGGGACGCCAACCACGTGCACCGATAGGCGGCATCGATCCACGAGGGCACGCCCGCATCGTCGCGCGCGCGCGCGCATACGTTCTTGAGAATCTTGGACGCCCGATCAGCATGGACGAGATCGCCCGCGCTGCGCACGCGTCGCGCCGCACGGTGTTCAGAGCATTCAGCCACGTCCTCGACGAAACCCCTCAGGCTTTCATACGAAGGCTCAGGCTTCACCGTATCCGGCAAGACCTTGCCTGCGAGACTGAGCGCGCAACCACGGTTGCACTTGTGGCCAATCGGTGGGGCATCGGACAACTCGGTCGGCTTTCCGGATGGTACCGGGAGCTATTTGACGAGCATCCATCCGAAACACTGGCCAACCGCAGCTCGAAATCTTGA
- a CDS encoding ImmA/IrrE family metallo-endopeptidase — protein sequence MERPHYEPKELDRECENVVSKFLAGKYGKAEFPLSTNDLTQVIEREAEDLDLFADLSKYGTDVEGVTEFHPGAKPSVKISKVLAADERYQNRLRTTLAHEYGHVHFHAYLWDTQPPGADLLRRNPDANRQICKRDKILGAAQYDWMEWQAGYVCGAILMPASRVRRLAGDYLESHHLYGPKLDTHHDARLMVLTILAPQSVTPKIGPLRKTARRSPPSA from the coding sequence TTGGAGCGGCCGCACTATGAGCCGAAAGAGCTGGACCGTGAGTGCGAGAACGTGGTCAGCAAGTTTCTGGCCGGCAAGTACGGCAAAGCCGAGTTCCCACTTTCGACCAACGACCTCACGCAGGTGATCGAGCGTGAGGCGGAAGATCTTGACCTCTTTGCGGACCTGTCGAAGTACGGCACCGACGTGGAGGGCGTCACGGAATTTCATCCCGGAGCCAAGCCCAGCGTAAAGATATCGAAAGTGCTCGCTGCGGACGAGCGCTACCAGAACCGGCTGCGTACGACGCTTGCCCACGAATATGGGCACGTCCACTTCCATGCCTATCTGTGGGACACGCAGCCGCCGGGCGCCGATCTGCTCCGGCGCAATCCGGATGCGAACCGGCAGATATGCAAGCGCGACAAAATTCTCGGCGCAGCGCAGTATGACTGGATGGAATGGCAGGCCGGATATGTCTGCGGTGCCATCCTGATGCCGGCAAGCCGGGTGCGCCGGCTTGCCGGTGACTACCTCGAATCACACCACCTGTACGGCCCGAAGCTCGACACACATCATGATGCTAGGCTGATGGTGCTCACCATCCTCGCTCCGCAAAGTGTGACCCCCAAAATCGGCCCACTGAGAAAAACCGCCAGAAGGTCCCCACCTTCCGCGTAG
- a CDS encoding helix-turn-helix domain-containing protein, with product MSERETTFGRAISTARKEKELGLKDVASRIKRENGESISVQYLNDIEHDRRSPSSDRMVKQFAVALGLEVDWLYYLAGRFPEDVRRKKMTANEVAAAMTAFRKTGPARGGRR from the coding sequence ATGAGCGAGCGTGAAACAACTTTTGGGCGCGCTATCAGCACCGCACGCAAGGAAAAGGAATTGGGCCTGAAGGACGTAGCATCGCGTATCAAGCGTGAAAACGGAGAATCAATATCCGTGCAGTACCTGAATGATATTGAACATGACCGGCGAAGCCCGTCATCGGATCGCATGGTGAAGCAGTTTGCCGTTGCCCTCGGACTGGAGGTGGACTGGCTTTACTATCTGGCCGGCCGGTTCCCGGAGGACGTGCGTCGAAAGAAAATGACCGCAAACGAAGTCGCTGCGGCGATGACAGCCTTTCGCAAGACAGGGCCCGCGCGTGGAGGCCGTCGCTAG